One genomic region from Rhodococcus sp. SBT000017 encodes:
- a CDS encoding M48 family metallopeptidase, producing MTTPPDRTRIEFPDISSRTWEHPSDRAALVTLRTLKGFDTVLRTLSGLLRERQHRLMYLATAVRVDERQFKDLNDLRSDCVQILGAEETPELFVVQSPMVNAFTIGMDRPFIVLTTGMLDIMTYEEQRFVVGHELGHALSGHAVYRTVLMHLMRLAGTVGWVPVGGWALRAVIAGLMEWQRKSELSGDRAGLLCGQDVHTAIRVQLKLAGGARISEIDVDAFLAQAAEYEASGDLRDGVLKLLNLELLSHPFSVLRAAELKKWVDNGEYAAVLRGDYPRRSTDHEAKVSEEFRNAARTYKNNFDTSEDPLIKTVRDIGSGFTGAVDAVGNGIGDVASDIKGRFDHWRKS from the coding sequence TTGACCACCCCTCCGGATCGCACCCGCATCGAATTCCCCGACATCTCCTCTCGCACCTGGGAACACCCGTCCGATCGCGCCGCCCTGGTCACCCTGCGCACCCTCAAAGGTTTCGACACCGTTCTGCGCACACTGTCCGGGCTGCTGCGCGAGCGACAGCATCGACTGATGTACCTCGCCACCGCAGTGCGCGTCGACGAACGGCAGTTCAAGGACCTCAACGACCTACGTAGCGACTGCGTGCAGATTCTCGGTGCCGAGGAAACACCCGAACTCTTCGTGGTGCAGTCGCCGATGGTCAATGCGTTCACGATCGGCATGGACCGACCCTTCATCGTCCTGACCACCGGCATGCTCGACATCATGACCTACGAGGAGCAGCGGTTCGTCGTCGGTCACGAGCTGGGCCACGCACTGTCCGGTCACGCGGTGTACCGCACCGTGTTGATGCATCTGATGCGCCTCGCCGGCACCGTCGGCTGGGTTCCGGTGGGCGGTTGGGCGCTACGTGCGGTCATCGCCGGGCTGATGGAATGGCAGCGCAAGTCCGAATTGTCCGGCGACCGAGCAGGTTTGCTGTGCGGGCAGGACGTACACACCGCAATCCGGGTACAGCTGAAGTTGGCGGGCGGCGCACGAATCAGCGAGATCGACGTCGACGCCTTCCTCGCTCAGGCCGCCGAGTACGAGGCCAGTGGGGATCTGCGCGACGGCGTGCTCAAGCTGCTCAACCTCGAACTCCTCTCGCACCCGTTCTCGGTGCTGCGCGCCGCAGAGTTGAAGAAGTGGGTCGACAACGGCGAGTACGCGGCCGTACTTCGCGGCGACTACCCGCGCAGGTCCACCGACCACGAGGCCAAGGTCTCGGAGGAATTCCGCAACGCAGCGCGCACGTACAAGAACAACTTCGACACCTCGGAGGACCCGCTGATCAAGACGGTGCGAGACATCGGAAGTGGCTTCACCGGAGCCGTCGATGCCGTCGGCAACGGAATCGGCGACGTGGCGTCGGACATCAAGGGGCGCTTCGATCACTGGCGAAAGTCGTAG